The Aggregicoccus sp. 17bor-14 genome window below encodes:
- a CDS encoding CTP synthase gives MRSKKTKFIFVTGGVVSSLGKGLASASIGALLENRGLSITLLKLDPYINVDPGTMSPFQHGEVFVTDDGGETDMDLGHYERFTGAQMSRLNNFTSGRIYNSVIQKERRGEYLGKTVQVIPHITDEIKSMIHQASQGVDVVIVEVGGTVGDIESLPFLEAIRQMRYDVGSQNVVYVHLTLLPYIGAAGEVKTKPTQHSVMKLREIGIQPDFLLCRTDREISRELKDKIAMFCNVDNGNVFTSPDVKSIYELPLELHRQGLDERLAEVLNIWSRAPRLERWEQICERIYSPGKGEVQIGIVGKYVDLKESYKSLNEALLHGGIANDVKVNLHFVDSQDVEAQGAEKLLAGVDAVLVPGGFGVRGTEGKIAAVRWARENKVPFFGICLGLQMAVVEFSRSVLGLAGANSLEFDERTPHPVVTLMESQVQVKDKGGTMRLGSYACALKPGSLSRKLYGQDAVQERHRHRFEVNNAYRARLEEAGLVISGHNPELGLVEMIELPDHPYFVGTQAHPEFKSKPFAPHPLFSGFIAAARSHRDAQGAAKPAAAAPALAPALSSVKAS, from the coding sequence ATGCGCAGCAAGAAGACCAAGTTCATCTTCGTCACCGGCGGTGTGGTTAGCTCTCTCGGCAAGGGTCTCGCATCCGCCTCCATCGGGGCGCTGCTGGAGAACCGGGGCCTGAGCATCACGCTGCTCAAGCTGGACCCCTACATCAACGTGGATCCGGGCACGATGAGCCCGTTCCAGCACGGCGAGGTCTTCGTCACCGACGACGGTGGCGAGACGGACATGGACCTCGGCCACTACGAGCGCTTCACCGGCGCGCAGATGAGCCGGCTGAACAACTTCACCTCCGGCCGCATCTACAACTCCGTCATCCAGAAGGAGCGGCGCGGCGAGTACCTGGGCAAGACCGTCCAGGTGATTCCGCACATCACGGACGAGATCAAGTCGATGATCCACCAGGCCTCCCAGGGCGTGGACGTAGTCATCGTCGAGGTGGGCGGCACCGTGGGCGACATCGAGTCGCTGCCCTTCCTCGAGGCCATCCGCCAGATGCGCTACGACGTGGGCAGCCAGAACGTGGTCTACGTGCACCTCACGCTGCTGCCGTACATCGGCGCCGCCGGCGAGGTGAAGACCAAGCCCACCCAGCACTCGGTGATGAAGCTGCGCGAGATCGGCATCCAGCCGGACTTCCTGCTCTGCCGCACCGACCGCGAGATCAGCCGCGAGCTGAAGGACAAGATCGCGATGTTCTGCAACGTGGACAACGGCAACGTGTTCACGAGCCCGGACGTGAAGAGCATCTACGAGCTGCCGCTCGAGCTGCACCGCCAGGGGCTGGACGAGCGGCTCGCCGAGGTCCTCAACATCTGGAGCCGCGCCCCGCGCCTCGAGCGCTGGGAGCAGATCTGCGAGCGCATCTACTCGCCCGGCAAGGGCGAGGTGCAGATCGGCATCGTGGGCAAGTACGTGGACCTCAAGGAGAGCTACAAGAGCCTCAACGAGGCCCTGCTCCACGGCGGCATCGCCAACGACGTGAAGGTGAACCTGCACTTCGTGGACAGCCAGGACGTCGAGGCGCAGGGAGCCGAGAAGCTGCTCGCCGGCGTGGACGCGGTGCTCGTCCCCGGCGGCTTCGGCGTGCGCGGCACCGAGGGCAAGATCGCCGCGGTGCGCTGGGCGCGCGAGAACAAGGTGCCCTTCTTCGGCATCTGCCTCGGCCTGCAGATGGCGGTGGTGGAGTTCAGCCGCTCGGTGCTGGGGCTCGCCGGCGCGAACTCGCTCGAGTTCGACGAGCGCACCCCGCACCCGGTGGTCACGCTGATGGAGAGCCAGGTGCAGGTGAAGGACAAGGGCGGCACCATGCGCCTGGGCTCCTATGCCTGCGCGCTCAAGCCCGGCAGCCTCTCGCGCAAGCTCTACGGCCAGGACGCCGTGCAGGAGCGCCACCGCCACCGCTTCGAGGTGAACAACGCCTACCGCGCCCGCCTCGAGGAGGCCGGCCTGGTCATCAGCGGCCACAACCCGGAGCTGGGCCTGGTGGAGATGATCGAGCTGCCGGACCACCCCTACTTCGTGGGCACCCAGGCGCACCCCGAGTTCAAGAGCAAGCCCTTCGCGCCCCACCCGCTCTTCAGCGGCTTCATCGCGGCAGCCCGCAGCCACCGCGACGCGCAGGGGGCCGCGAAGCCCGCGGCGGCCGCACCCGCGCTGGCCCCCGCGCTCTCTTCGGTGAAGGCGTCATGA
- a CDS encoding ABC transporter ATP-binding protein, with protein sequence MTETPARPRPPSRATLARLLSLARPERRRLLWGTLFLVIGSGMSLLYPQAMKLIIDEALGARSRQLIDRAALGMALIFAVQAVAVALRAYLFNTAGERVVTRLRQRLFASLMSQEVAFFDERRTGELTSRLASDTAVLQSTVSTNISMGLRNAATAVGAVALLFYTSPVLTLLMLAIVPAVAVGAVTYGRRVRRLSKEVQDALASANEVAEEGLAGIRTVRAFAAEPAEVARYGARVEHAYELARRRARQSATFLGAASFGGYAAAAIVLWYGGRLVVDGRLSVGGLTSFLVYSLLVAFSLGALADLWADFMRASGAAERVFELVDRTPAIPPGGGERPSRVEGRVEFERVRFAYPSRPAAPVLQDVSLSLAPGEVVAVVGPSGAGKSTLAALLARLYDPQGGRLLLDGRPLAQLDPAWLRGQLGIVAQEPLLFSASLAENIRYGRPGASDAEVEAAARAAHAHEFISHFPQGYETRVGERGVQLSGGQKQRVAIARAVLKDPRLLVLDEATSALDAESEHLVKDALDHLMRGRTTLIIAHRLSTVAGAHRVLVLEKGRVVQSGSHQSLMAEDGLYRRLVERQFVAA encoded by the coding sequence GTGACCGAAACCCCCGCCCGCCCCCGCCCGCCCTCGCGCGCCACGCTCGCCCGCCTCCTCTCGCTCGCGCGCCCCGAGCGCCGGCGGCTGCTCTGGGGAACGCTGTTCCTGGTCATCGGCAGCGGGATGAGCCTGCTCTACCCGCAGGCGATGAAGCTCATCATCGACGAGGCGCTCGGGGCGCGCAGCCGCCAGCTCATCGACCGCGCGGCGCTCGGCATGGCGCTCATCTTCGCGGTGCAGGCGGTGGCGGTGGCCCTGCGCGCCTACCTCTTCAACACGGCGGGAGAGCGCGTCGTCACGCGGCTGCGCCAGAGGCTGTTCGCGAGCCTCATGTCCCAGGAGGTGGCCTTCTTCGACGAGCGGCGCACCGGTGAGCTCACGAGCCGGCTCGCGAGCGATACCGCGGTGCTGCAGAGCACGGTGTCCACGAACATCAGCATGGGCCTGCGCAACGCGGCCACGGCCGTGGGCGCCGTCGCGCTGCTCTTCTACACCTCGCCCGTGCTCACGCTCCTGATGCTCGCCATCGTGCCGGCGGTGGCGGTGGGCGCGGTCACCTACGGCCGGCGCGTGCGCCGGCTCTCCAAGGAGGTGCAGGACGCGCTCGCGAGTGCGAACGAGGTGGCAGAAGAGGGCCTCGCCGGCATCCGCACGGTGCGCGCCTTCGCGGCGGAGCCGGCGGAGGTGGCGCGCTACGGGGCGCGCGTGGAGCACGCCTACGAGCTCGCACGGCGGCGCGCGCGCCAGTCCGCCACCTTCCTCGGGGCGGCCTCCTTCGGCGGCTACGCGGCGGCGGCCATCGTGCTCTGGTACGGCGGGCGGCTCGTGGTGGACGGGCGCCTGAGCGTGGGCGGCCTCACCTCCTTCCTCGTGTACTCGCTGCTCGTCGCCTTCTCGCTCGGCGCGCTCGCGGACCTGTGGGCAGACTTCATGCGCGCGAGCGGCGCGGCCGAGCGCGTCTTCGAGCTGGTGGACCGCACGCCGGCCATTCCTCCCGGCGGCGGCGAGCGCCCCTCCCGCGTGGAGGGCCGGGTGGAGTTCGAGCGCGTGCGCTTCGCCTACCCCTCGCGCCCCGCGGCCCCCGTGCTGCAGGACGTGTCGCTCTCGCTTGCGCCCGGAGAGGTCGTGGCGGTGGTGGGCCCCTCGGGCGCGGGCAAGAGCACGCTCGCGGCGCTGCTCGCGCGCCTCTACGACCCGCAGGGCGGCCGCCTCCTGCTGGACGGCCGGCCCCTCGCGCAGCTCGACCCCGCGTGGCTGCGCGGGCAGCTGGGCATCGTCGCGCAGGAGCCGCTGCTCTTCAGCGCGAGCCTCGCGGAGAACATCCGCTACGGGCGCCCCGGCGCGAGCGACGCGGAGGTGGAGGCGGCCGCGCGCGCCGCGCATGCGCACGAGTTCATCAGCCACTTCCCGCAGGGCTACGAGACGCGCGTGGGCGAACGCGGCGTGCAGCTGTCGGGCGGGCAGAAGCAGCGCGTGGCCATTGCGCGCGCGGTGCTCAAGGACCCGCGCCTGCTCGTCCTGGACGAGGCGACGAGCGCCCTGGACGCCGAGAGCGAGCACCTGGTGAAGGACGCGCTCGACCACCTGATGCGTGGGCGCACCACGCTGATCATCGCCCACCGCCTCTCCACCGTGGCCGGCGCCCACCGCGTGCTCGTCCTGGAGAAGGGCCGCGTGGTGCAGAGCGGCAGCCACCAGAGCCTCATGGCCGAGGACGGGCTCTACCGCCGCCTCGTCGAGCGCCAGTTCGTCGCGGCCTGA